A genomic region of Herbaspirillum sp. DW155 contains the following coding sequences:
- the bcsB gene encoding cellulose biosynthesis cyclic di-GMP-binding regulatory protein BcsB, with amino-acid sequence MPSQFLATPLRRRAICLTMLGVFGVSSLPLPALAAPAASAVPVAGDPYVFTLKQLGRGYPINLHGTDASDNVSFDVPVNLVATGAQVNLQYTYSPALLPDLSQINVMVNDVVAGSIPLPKEGAGSLQSAKVDIPPKLITEFNRLSLQFIGHYTMNCEDPLHSSLWARVSNDSTLSLQTTQLPMKDDLALMPIPFFDRRDTRMLSLPFVFAGAPDNGTLEAAGTLSSWFGALAAYRGARFPVQINALPAKGNGIVLASGEGPLQVGELQVAAAKGPTLTVMANPNDPNGKLLVVSGRNTTELKRAAAAIALGSKSLSGASAVIDNLQPLAPRKPYDAPNWLPTDRPVKLAELIDPKRLNVAGYNPGEISIPLNFPPALSNWRQDGVKLNLTYRYTPQPVSRNSSFIVSFNDSLIKSDVLLPKDKLDKGLLAAIKDENLSRQMELRLPLNTAGVQSRLQLRFMYDYVKEGQCQDVIIDNVRGSIDPESTIDLRDYDHFMAMPNLGVFKDAGFPFTRMADLSETAVVMPDGASAADASAYLSVLGRFGSATGYPATGVSVIQAAQVDKFADKDLLVLASGQDQPLLKQWADRLPSQISGDKQRFDLADLALRVRTWFNADAPEALRRARLSMSYSGSSTTSYLSGFESPLRSGRSVVVMAGADGAGLSQILDALASKDAEAATVQGSLVAVHGTTIEPLLGEEDYFVGSMNPLRYLRWWLSRHVWGMFVLIAAGILMLGGLAYLTLRAKARKRLNA; translated from the coding sequence ATGCCCTCTCAATTTCTGGCCACGCCTTTGCGTCGGCGTGCCATCTGCCTGACCATGCTCGGCGTGTTCGGCGTGAGCAGCCTGCCGCTGCCGGCGCTGGCAGCCCCTGCGGCCAGTGCCGTCCCGGTCGCCGGGGATCCGTATGTGTTCACCCTCAAGCAGCTCGGTCGCGGCTATCCGATCAATCTGCACGGCACCGATGCCAGCGACAACGTGAGCTTCGACGTCCCGGTCAACCTGGTGGCCACCGGTGCCCAGGTCAATCTGCAATACACCTATTCGCCGGCACTGTTGCCCGACCTGTCGCAGATCAACGTCATGGTCAATGACGTGGTGGCCGGCAGCATCCCGCTGCCCAAGGAGGGTGCCGGCTCCCTGCAGAGTGCCAAGGTCGATATTCCGCCCAAGCTCATCACCGAGTTCAACCGGCTCAGCCTGCAGTTCATCGGCCATTACACGATGAATTGCGAAGACCCGCTGCATTCCAGCCTGTGGGCGCGGGTGAGCAATGACTCCACGCTGAGCCTGCAGACCACGCAACTGCCGATGAAGGATGACCTGGCCCTGATGCCGATCCCCTTCTTCGATCGCCGCGATACGCGCATGCTGAGCCTGCCCTTCGTGTTTGCCGGCGCGCCTGACAATGGCACGCTGGAAGCGGCGGGTACGCTGTCGTCCTGGTTCGGCGCCCTGGCGGCCTACCGTGGCGCGCGTTTCCCGGTGCAGATCAATGCCTTGCCGGCCAAAGGCAATGGCATCGTGCTGGCCAGTGGCGAAGGTCCGCTGCAGGTCGGTGAGCTGCAGGTGGCAGCGGCCAAGGGACCGACCCTGACCGTGATGGCCAATCCCAATGATCCCAACGGCAAGCTGCTGGTGGTGTCGGGCCGCAATACGACCGAGCTCAAGCGCGCAGCGGCCGCCATCGCGCTGGGCAGCAAGAGCCTCTCGGGCGCCAGTGCGGTCATCGACAACCTGCAGCCGCTGGCACCGCGCAAGCCCTACGATGCGCCCAACTGGCTGCCCACCGACCGCCCCGTCAAACTGGCCGAGCTGATCGATCCCAAACGCCTGAACGTGGCCGGCTACAATCCGGGCGAAATCAGCATCCCGCTCAATTTCCCGCCAGCCCTGTCGAACTGGCGCCAGGATGGCGTCAAGCTCAATCTGACGTATCGCTATACGCCGCAGCCGGTTTCGCGCAATTCTTCATTTATCGTCAGTTTCAATGACAGCCTGATCAAGTCTGACGTGCTGCTGCCCAAGGACAAGCTGGACAAGGGCCTGCTGGCCGCCATCAAGGATGAAAACCTGTCCCGTCAGATGGAGCTGCGCCTGCCCCTCAATACGGCGGGCGTGCAATCGCGTCTGCAACTGCGCTTCATGTACGACTACGTGAAGGAGGGCCAGTGCCAGGACGTGATCATCGACAACGTGCGCGGCAGCATCGATCCGGAGTCCACCATCGACCTGCGCGACTACGACCATTTCATGGCCATGCCCAACCTGGGCGTGTTCAAGGATGCGGGCTTCCCCTTTACGCGCATGGCGGATCTGTCGGAAACGGCGGTGGTCATGCCCGATGGCGCCAGCGCAGCCGATGCCTCGGCTTATCTGTCGGTACTGGGCCGCTTCGGCAGCGCCACCGGCTATCCTGCCACCGGTGTCTCGGTGATCCAGGCCGCCCAGGTTGACAAGTTCGCTGACAAGGACCTGCTGGTGCTGGCCTCGGGTCAGGACCAGCCGCTGCTCAAACAATGGGCCGACCGCTTGCCCAGCCAGATATCCGGCGACAAGCAGCGCTTCGATCTGGCCGACCTGGCGCTGCGCGTGCGCACCTGGTTCAATGCCGATGCCCCCGAGGCCCTGCGCCGCGCCCGCCTGTCCATGAGCTATAGCGGCAGCAGCACCACCTCCTACCTGAGCGGCTTCGAGTCGCCCCTGCGGTCCGGGCGCAGCGTGGTGGTGATGGCCGGTGCCGACGGCGCCGGGCTGTCGCAGATCCTCGATGCCCTGGCCAGCAAGGATGCCGAGGCCGCTACCGTGCAGGGCAGCCTGGTGGCCGTGCATGGCACCACCATCGAGCCGCTGCTGGGCGAGGAAGATTATTTCGTGGGCAGCATGAATCCCTTGCGCTACCTGCGCTGGTGGCTCTCGCGCCACGTCTGGGGCATGTTCGTGCTGATCGCCGCCGGCATCCTCATGCTGGGCGGCCTGGCCTATCTGACTTTGCGCGCCAAGGCGAGAAAGCGGCTCAATGCTTGA
- the bcsZ gene encoding cellulose synthase complex periplasmic endoglucanase BcsZ, with translation MACATTALPALGAPAAAPRCAPADWPAWQSWAARYIQPDGRVLYSSLQANHTTSEGQSYNLLLALIANDPERFDQVWNWTRSNMMGADAVNRLPGWLWGQGADGKWQLQDANSASDADLWIAYALLEAGRLWHRPTYRSDALNLLDSIEARLVVALPGLGKMVLPGPLGFNQSNQAWTLNPSYLPLPLLRRLQKERPNGPWQQIATNTVRMIQATSPMGYVADWVGYKMTAVQAGQFMVDPAKGELGSYDAIRVYLWAGMTPAGDPEAAPLLAALDGMRQAIAATGAAPEKVKVTTGATEGQAPFGFGAALLPYLQAKGESVLAAQWQARATQQLESALAQPSTQPEILYYNVMLGLFGTGWAEKRYQFRNDGTLNLSWEKPCARAVPR, from the coding sequence ATGGCATGCGCTACGACGGCACTGCCGGCGCTGGGCGCGCCAGCGGCTGCGCCCAGGTGCGCGCCGGCCGACTGGCCGGCCTGGCAATCCTGGGCTGCACGCTACATCCAGCCGGACGGGCGGGTGCTGTATTCGAGCCTGCAAGCCAACCACACCACTTCCGAAGGGCAGTCCTACAACCTGCTGCTGGCGCTCATTGCCAATGATCCCGAGCGCTTCGACCAGGTGTGGAACTGGACCCGCAGCAACATGATGGGCGCCGATGCCGTCAACCGCCTGCCCGGCTGGCTGTGGGGGCAGGGTGCCGATGGCAAGTGGCAATTGCAGGATGCCAATTCGGCCTCCGATGCCGATCTGTGGATCGCCTATGCATTGCTGGAAGCGGGCCGCCTGTGGCATCGCCCGACTTATCGCAGCGATGCCCTGAACCTGCTCGACAGCATCGAAGCACGCCTGGTGGTAGCGCTGCCGGGCCTGGGCAAGATGGTGTTGCCGGGGCCGCTGGGCTTCAACCAGAGCAACCAGGCCTGGACGCTCAATCCGAGTTACCTGCCGCTGCCGCTGCTGCGCCGCCTGCAGAAGGAACGGCCCAACGGCCCGTGGCAGCAGATCGCCACCAACACCGTGCGCATGATCCAGGCCACCAGCCCCATGGGCTATGTGGCCGATTGGGTCGGCTACAAGATGACGGCCGTGCAGGCCGGCCAGTTCATGGTCGATCCGGCCAAGGGGGAGCTGGGCAGCTATGACGCCATCCGCGTCTACCTGTGGGCCGGCATGACGCCCGCAGGCGACCCTGAGGCGGCACCGCTGCTGGCGGCCCTGGATGGCATGCGCCAGGCGATCGCGGCCACGGGTGCCGCTCCGGAGAAGGTGAAAGTCACCACCGGCGCCACCGAAGGCCAGGCGCCTTTCGGCTTTGGCGCGGCGCTGCTGCCTTATCTGCAGGCTAAGGGCGAAAGCGTGCTGGCCGCGCAATGGCAGGCCCGCGCCACCCAACAACTGGAAAGCGCACTGGCCCAGCCCAGCACGCAACCCGAAATCCTTTACTACAACGTCATGCTGGGCCTGTTCGGAACCGGATGGGCCGAGAAGCGATACCAGTTCCGCAATGACGGAACACTCAATCTGTCTTGGGAGAAGCCATGCGCACGCGCCGTACCACGTTAG
- a CDS encoding cellulose synthase subunit BcsC-related outer membrane protein: protein MRTRRTTLALGVLAALLGAPATPALAAPEDIQAQLVEQGQYWQARNNNQRAAEVWQKVLQLDQAQVNALYGMGLISVKQNKPQQANAYLQRLQAISPEPWQARQLMQDIALARPENQALLAEARRLADAGERDRATETFRKMFNGLTPSGTIGREYYNNLAFSDAGWPEARKGMERLLRETPGDNILALFYGKQLARHEDSRVEGIRVLSRLTRQTDIAGDADESWRLALTWLGPPKPAQFPLFEEFLKTHPDDKDIRDLLARGRAQVPGAQPPTVLSRGLQALEKGDLQEAEKAFQEELQSHPDETDALGGMGVVRQQQNRLAEAEPLLARAVAKGGNGWKKALDSVRYWLLIQRARELQARGQSAPAQEALAQALRLDPKSTDGLVAIADIEATAGRFDAATAHYRQVLALQPGQLGALRGLINVLSQTGHAEEALRLLDQLTPQQQAGFGDQGRLRALRATQQANLAEQRGDLNAALDAMRQAVRNDPDNVWTTFDLARLYVKAGQARQARVTIDDFTREHRDDVDALYASALLSVEMEQWQDALDTLRRIPDARRTAAMTELTRQVTLTIQVGHALELTKTGQRQQALALLDRVQPEAAGSAERTGTLASAYVDAGDTPRALALMQPLIAPPAQPGVGTRLQYAGILLKAGEDAQVYSVLTALQKQNMDVTTRKQYDDLRFQYRVRQAERLREGGDLAAAYDTLAPALSQRPTDVGAISALARMFNAAGDNARALALYKPLVERNPRDVNVLLGAADTAMQAHDNAYAVTLLEQFGQLDSSDPTTLTEAARIYRALGKVGEATALLRKAVAIENTARQRSLAAQGNGFDPAINPFRTQRRLPGNDDLAAIPPPAETLLRPVALAAAPAAADVLPAPATSRAAATPAAPAVAYGQALGPVFSTATPAPAANAQAVQPLQAATSATAPTALPATATAAQRALLALQGQGALPADNLSPAQRALNDILQARSAYVTQGVVVRTNSGESGLSRINDIEAPLEVNMPVGNDRVAVRVTPVSLDGGTLSDNAASRFGGGGSSASGVGKQSASGVGVAVAYERPDDGVKADIGTTPTGFRYANVVGGVSVEQPIAGSSTNRFGVTVSRRAVNDSITSFAGSTDPRVGRSWGGVTANGARAEMSSDDGQTGVYAYGSLHSLMGHNVESNTRMEVGGGAYQYLANSKDEKMTAGVSATVLSYANNQNFYTYGHGGYFSPQAYLGLGVPVTWSRRSDRYTFQLKGSAGVQYFRQDGANYFPTDSTLQSSSGNTYAGQTKTGLGYSLEGSGEYRFAPRLFVGGTLRLNNSSDFRELNVAMYLRYTLEDMQGSFLTLPVSPYRSPYSN from the coding sequence ATGCGCACGCGCCGTACCACGTTAGCCCTCGGAGTGCTGGCCGCGCTGCTGGGTGCACCTGCCACCCCGGCCCTGGCCGCCCCCGAGGACATCCAGGCTCAACTGGTGGAGCAGGGCCAGTACTGGCAGGCACGCAACAACAACCAGCGCGCCGCCGAGGTCTGGCAAAAAGTGCTGCAACTGGATCAGGCCCAGGTCAATGCGCTCTATGGCATGGGCCTGATCAGCGTGAAGCAGAACAAGCCGCAGCAGGCCAATGCGTATCTGCAACGCCTGCAGGCGATCTCGCCGGAGCCCTGGCAAGCCCGCCAGCTGATGCAGGACATCGCGCTGGCGCGTCCGGAAAACCAGGCCCTGCTGGCTGAAGCGCGGCGCCTGGCCGATGCCGGCGAGCGCGACCGCGCCACCGAGACCTTCCGCAAGATGTTCAACGGCCTCACGCCCTCCGGCACCATCGGCCGCGAGTACTACAACAACCTCGCCTTCAGCGACGCCGGCTGGCCGGAAGCGCGCAAGGGCATGGAACGCCTGCTGCGCGAAACCCCCGGCGACAACATCCTGGCGCTGTTCTACGGCAAGCAGCTGGCACGCCACGAAGACAGCCGCGTCGAAGGCATCCGCGTGCTCTCGCGCCTGACCAGACAGACCGACATCGCCGGCGACGCCGATGAAAGCTGGCGCCTCGCGCTGACCTGGCTGGGCCCGCCGAAACCGGCGCAGTTCCCGCTGTTCGAAGAATTCCTCAAGACCCATCCGGACGACAAGGACATCCGCGACCTGCTGGCCAGGGGCCGTGCCCAGGTGCCTGGCGCACAGCCGCCCACGGTGCTATCGCGCGGTCTGCAGGCGCTGGAAAAGGGCGACCTGCAGGAAGCCGAGAAGGCTTTCCAGGAAGAGCTGCAGAGCCATCCCGATGAGACCGACGCCCTGGGCGGCATGGGCGTGGTGCGCCAGCAGCAGAACCGTCTGGCCGAAGCTGAACCTCTGCTGGCGCGCGCCGTAGCCAAAGGCGGCAACGGCTGGAAGAAGGCCCTCGACAGCGTGCGCTACTGGCTGCTGATCCAGCGTGCCCGCGAGCTGCAGGCGCGCGGCCAAAGCGCGCCGGCGCAAGAGGCGCTGGCCCAGGCGCTGCGTCTGGACCCCAAGAGTACCGACGGCCTGGTCGCCATCGCCGACATCGAAGCCACGGCCGGCCGCTTTGACGCCGCCACCGCGCATTACCGTCAGGTGCTGGCGCTACAGCCGGGACAGCTGGGCGCCTTGCGCGGCCTGATCAACGTGCTCTCGCAAACCGGCCACGCCGAAGAAGCGCTGCGCCTGCTCGACCAGCTCACCCCGCAGCAGCAGGCCGGATTCGGCGATCAGGGCCGCCTGCGCGCGCTGCGTGCGACCCAGCAGGCCAACCTGGCCGAGCAGCGCGGCGACCTCAATGCCGCGCTGGACGCCATGCGACAAGCCGTGCGCAACGACCCCGACAACGTATGGACCACCTTCGATCTGGCACGCCTGTACGTCAAGGCCGGCCAGGCGCGCCAGGCGCGCGTGACCATCGACGACTTCACCCGCGAGCATCGCGATGACGTCGATGCGCTCTACGCCAGCGCCTTGCTGTCGGTGGAGATGGAGCAATGGCAGGATGCGCTCGACACCCTGCGCCGCATCCCCGACGCACGCCGCACCGCGGCCATGACCGAGCTGACGCGGCAGGTCACGCTGACCATCCAGGTCGGCCATGCGCTCGAACTGACCAAGACCGGCCAGCGCCAGCAAGCGCTGGCCCTGCTGGACCGCGTGCAACCCGAGGCCGCCGGTAGCGCCGAGCGCACCGGCACGCTGGCCTCGGCCTATGTGGATGCCGGTGACACGCCGCGCGCCTTGGCGCTGATGCAGCCGCTGATCGCGCCGCCGGCCCAGCCCGGCGTCGGTACCCGCCTGCAATATGCCGGCATCCTGCTCAAGGCCGGTGAAGATGCACAGGTCTACAGCGTGCTCACGGCCTTGCAGAAGCAGAACATGGACGTGACCACCCGCAAGCAATATGACGATCTGCGCTTCCAGTACCGCGTGCGTCAGGCCGAACGTCTGCGCGAAGGCGGCGACCTGGCGGCCGCCTACGATACGCTCGCCCCTGCGTTGTCGCAGCGGCCCACCGACGTCGGTGCCATCTCGGCGCTGGCGCGCATGTTCAATGCGGCGGGTGACAATGCCCGCGCACTGGCGCTCTACAAGCCGCTGGTCGAGCGCAATCCGCGCGACGTCAACGTCTTGCTGGGCGCGGCCGATACCGCCATGCAGGCGCACGACAACGCCTACGCCGTCACCCTGCTGGAGCAGTTCGGCCAGCTCGACAGCAGCGACCCCACCACCCTGACCGAAGCCGCGCGCATCTATCGTGCCCTGGGCAAGGTGGGTGAAGCCACGGCCCTGCTGCGCAAGGCGGTGGCCATCGAAAATACCGCGCGCCAGCGCAGCCTGGCCGCACAGGGCAATGGCTTCGATCCGGCCATCAATCCCTTCCGTACCCAGCGCCGCCTGCCGGGCAACGACGACCTGGCCGCCATTCCGCCACCGGCCGAGACCCTGCTGCGTCCGGTGGCGCTGGCGGCAGCACCGGCTGCGGCCGATGTATTGCCCGCCCCGGCCACGTCCCGTGCAGCCGCCACGCCGGCAGCACCTGCGGTGGCCTACGGTCAGGCGCTCGGTCCGGTGTTCAGCACGGCCACGCCCGCACCGGCTGCCAATGCACAGGCCGTGCAGCCGTTGCAGGCGGCCACCTCCGCAACCGCGCCCACAGCGCTGCCAGCCACAGCCACGGCAGCCCAGCGCGCCTTGCTGGCGCTGCAAGGGCAGGGGGCGCTGCCGGCCGACAACCTGAGCCCGGCCCAGCGCGCCCTCAACGACATCCTGCAGGCCCGCAGCGCCTACGTCACCCAGGGTGTTGTGGTACGTACCAATTCCGGCGAATCTGGCCTGAGCCGCATCAACGATATCGAAGCCCCGCTGGAAGTGAACATGCCGGTCGGCAATGACCGCGTGGCCGTGCGCGTCACGCCCGTCTCGCTGGATGGCGGTACCCTCAGCGACAACGCCGCCAGCCGCTTTGGCGGCGGCGGTTCCAGCGCCAGCGGCGTGGGCAAGCAAAGCGCCAGCGGTGTGGGCGTGGCGGTGGCCTATGAAAGGCCGGACGATGGCGTCAAGGCCGACATCGGCACGACGCCGACGGGCTTCCGCTATGCCAACGTAGTGGGCGGCGTCAGTGTGGAGCAGCCCATCGCCGGCAGCAGCACCAACCGCTTCGGCGTGACGGTCTCGCGCCGCGCCGTCAACGACAGCATCACCTCCTTTGCCGGCAGCACCGATCCGCGCGTGGGCCGCTCCTGGGGCGGCGTGACCGCCAATGGTGCGCGCGCCGAGATGAGTTCGGATGATGGACAGACCGGTGTGTATGCCTATGGCTCCCTGCACAGCCTGATGGGCCACAACGTGGAATCCAACACGCGCATGGAAGTCGGCGGTGGTGCGTACCAGTATCTGGCCAACAGCAAGGACGAGAAGATGACCGCCGGGGTGTCGGCCACCGTCCTGAGCTACGCCAACAACCAGAACTTCTATACCTACGGCCACGGCGGCTACTTCAGTCCGCAGGCCTATCTTGGACTGGGCGTGCCGGTCACCTGGTCCAGACGCAGCGACCGCTACACCTTCCAGCTCAAGGGCTCGGCCGGGGTGCAGTACTTCCGCCAGGATGGTGCGAATTACTTCCCTACCGATTCCACCCTGCAGAGCTCCAGCGGCAATACCTATGCCGGACAGACCAAGACCGGCCTGGGTTACAGCCTGGAAGGCAGCGGCGAGTACCGCTTCGCCCCGCGCCTGTTCGTGGGTGGCACGCTGCGCCTGAACAATTCGAGCGACTTCCGCGAACTCAACGTCGCCATGTACTTGCGTTACACCCTGGAGGACATGCAGGGCAGCTTCCTGACCCTGCCGGTGAGCCCTTACCGCTCGCCTTACTCCAACTGA
- a CDS encoding SGNH/GDSL hydrolase family protein, with protein MAAASILAGLSILVLGESHMSLADHLTEPLNAKLVQMGAKVHSIGACGASAGDWLTTKKVDCGAEQINNGKLQIKGRDATTTPVAELIARDKPDLVVLVIGDTMASYDKPDFPKAWAWQSVTSLTKAIAATGTKCAWVGPAWGKAGGMYHKNDARTELMSRFLAANVAPCTYIDSLAMSKPGQWITTDGQHFTVAGYKSWGSAIGDALGKLPASAVSAKGGK; from the coding sequence ATGGCCGCTGCATCCATTCTCGCTGGTCTGAGTATCCTGGTTCTGGGCGAAAGCCACATGAGCCTGGCCGACCACCTCACCGAACCCCTGAACGCCAAGCTGGTCCAGATGGGCGCCAAGGTCCATTCCATTGGCGCCTGCGGTGCCAGCGCCGGCGACTGGCTGACCACCAAGAAGGTCGACTGCGGCGCCGAGCAGATCAACAACGGCAAGCTGCAGATCAAGGGCCGCGATGCCACCACCACGCCGGTGGCCGAGCTGATCGCCAGGGACAAGCCGGACCTGGTGGTGCTGGTCATCGGCGACACCATGGCCTCCTACGACAAGCCGGACTTCCCCAAGGCCTGGGCCTGGCAAAGCGTGACCAGCCTGACCAAGGCGATTGCCGCCACCGGCACCAAGTGCGCCTGGGTCGGCCCGGCCTGGGGCAAGGCCGGTGGTATGTACCACAAGAACGATGCCCGCACCGAACTGATGTCGCGCTTCCTGGCCGCCAATGTGGCGCCCTGCACCTACATCGATTCGCTGGCCATGTCCAAGCCCGGCCAGTGGATCACCACCGATGGCCAGCACTTCACCGTGGCCGGCTACAAGTCCTGGGGCAGCGCCATCGGCGATGCGCTGGGCAAGCTGCCGGCCTCCGCCGTGAGCGCCAAGGGAGGCAAGTAA
- a CDS encoding alginate O-acetyltransferase AlgF: protein MSLLRALAATAVLLGSAGAMAGDIPLYPTGPAEDAAFIRFINGTSEPLQVVAQKGQPPLKLEAAKPVSSFFPVQAKSTIKGTLTVAGKSLELGVQAKPGEFATVVVLPDAKGIRQVTVQDNPDDFNGLKASLAFFNLDASCAAAALRPAGRTADLFKGVAQGGLQRRSINPVKLAVQLVCGGANTGPVLDLGELKAGERYSVLLLPSASGPRLLAATDKLAN, encoded by the coding sequence ATGAGCCTGTTGCGTGCACTGGCCGCCACCGCCGTCCTGCTGGGCAGCGCCGGCGCGATGGCGGGCGACATTCCGCTCTATCCGACCGGACCGGCCGAGGATGCCGCCTTCATCCGCTTCATCAATGGCACCAGCGAGCCGCTGCAGGTGGTGGCCCAGAAGGGCCAGCCGCCGCTGAAGCTGGAGGCGGCCAAACCGGTCTCGTCCTTCTTCCCGGTACAGGCCAAGTCCACCATCAAGGGCACTCTGACGGTGGCCGGCAAGAGTCTGGAACTGGGCGTGCAGGCCAAGCCGGGCGAGTTCGCCACGGTGGTGGTGCTGCCCGACGCCAAGGGAATCCGCCAGGTCACCGTGCAGGACAATCCGGATGACTTCAATGGCCTGAAGGCCTCGCTGGCCTTCTTCAATCTCGATGCCTCCTGCGCAGCGGCGGCATTGCGTCCGGCCGGGCGCACTGCCGACCTGTTCAAGGGCGTGGCGCAAGGCGGCCTGCAGCGTCGTTCGATCAATCCGGTCAAGCTGGCGGTGCAACTGGTCTGCGGCGGTGCCAATACCGGCCCGGTGCTGGACCTGGGTGAACTCAAGGCCGGCGAACGCTACAGCGTCCTGCTGCTGCCCTCGGCCAGCGGCCCGCGCCTCCTTGCGGCCACCGACAAGCTGGCCAACTGA
- a CDS encoding MBOAT family O-acyltransferase, translating to MVFASLEFLTLFLPLFLLVYALVPQRRRNGVLLAGSWLFYGWLSPLFLSLHVVLTIVAWVGGLFVDRAREQGGQRRPVLLIALVVFNTAVLVWYKYANIVAATVSEVMQHYGALPLAWQKVALPAGLSFIVLQAISYLVDVHRRTVAVERSFINYATYISMFGHSIAGPIIRYDWVQRELTQRWFNRENFSLGARRFMVGMAMKVLVADTLSPLVDAAFHLGEPTFVDAWIGCLAYSMQLFFDFSGYSAMAIGLGLMLGFHFPENFNHPYLAGSIQDFWRRWHISLSSWLRDYLYIGLGGNRHGVWKTYRNLFLTMAIAGLWHGGDSWNYLLWGSAHGVALCVDRAWSRSSLPAIAPWLAHAMTLLFVCLAWTLFRAPDFAAAAAMYAGQFGRHGLGLSDALAVMLRPVQALAVLLGLFWIVVPLWQSALQARWGERALYLCFVRVWPIAAFLLSFALIASRETVPFLYFQF from the coding sequence ATGGTCTTTGCCTCGCTTGAATTCCTGACGCTGTTTCTGCCGCTCTTCCTGCTGGTCTATGCCCTGGTGCCGCAACGCCGGCGCAATGGCGTGCTGCTGGCGGGTAGCTGGCTTTTCTATGGCTGGTTGAGCCCGCTGTTCCTCTCGCTGCACGTGGTGCTGACCATCGTGGCCTGGGTCGGCGGGCTGTTCGTCGACCGTGCGCGCGAGCAGGGCGGCCAGCGCCGCCCGGTGCTGCTGATCGCGCTGGTGGTCTTCAACACGGCGGTGCTGGTCTGGTACAAGTACGCCAACATTGTCGCCGCCACCGTCAGCGAGGTGATGCAGCATTACGGGGCTCTGCCGCTGGCCTGGCAGAAGGTGGCGCTGCCGGCGGGGCTGTCCTTCATCGTGCTGCAGGCGATCTCCTATCTGGTGGACGTGCATCGGCGCACGGTGGCGGTGGAGCGCAGCTTCATCAACTACGCCACCTACATTTCCATGTTCGGCCATTCGATTGCGGGCCCCATCATCCGCTATGACTGGGTGCAGCGCGAACTGACGCAGCGCTGGTTCAACCGCGAGAACTTCTCGCTGGGCGCGCGCCGCTTCATGGTCGGCATGGCCATGAAGGTGCTGGTGGCCGACACGCTCTCGCCGCTGGTGGATGCCGCCTTCCATCTCGGAGAGCCGACTTTCGTGGATGCCTGGATCGGCTGCCTGGCCTATTCGATGCAGCTGTTCTTCGATTTCTCCGGCTACAGCGCCATGGCCATCGGCCTGGGTCTGATGCTGGGCTTCCACTTCCCGGAGAACTTCAACCATCCCTACCTGGCCGGCAGCATCCAGGATTTCTGGCGGCGCTGGCACATCTCGCTGTCCAGCTGGCTGCGCGACTATCTCTACATCGGTCTGGGCGGCAACCGTCATGGCGTGTGGAAGACCTATCGCAACCTGTTCCTGACCATGGCCATTGCCGGTCTCTGGCATGGCGGCGACAGCTGGAATTACCTGCTGTGGGGTTCGGCCCACGGCGTGGCGCTGTGCGTGGACCGTGCCTGGTCGCGCTCGTCGCTGCCCGCCATTGCGCCGTGGCTGGCCCATGCCATGACACTGCTGTTCGTGTGCCTGGCCTGGACCTTGTTCCGCGCGCCCGATTTCGCCGCGGCGGCGGCCATGTATGCGGGGCAGTTCGGCCGGCACGGGCTGGGCCTGAGCGATGCGCTGGCCGTGATGCTGCGCCCGGTGCAGGCGCTGGCCGTGTTGCTGGGCCTGTTCTGGATCGTCGTGCCGCTGTGGCAGTCGGCGCTGCAAGCGCGCTGGGGCGAACGCGCCCTGTATCTCTGCTTCGTGCGGGTCTGGCCCATTGCCGCCTTCCTGCTCTCCTTCGCACTGATCGCCAGCCGCGAGACCGTGCCTTTCCTTTACTTCCAGTTCTGA